Proteins found in one Bacillus subtilis subsp. subtilis str. 168 genomic segment:
- the cydD gene encoding ABC membrane transporter (ATP-binding protein) required for cytochrome bb' function (reductant efflux pump) (Evidence 2a: Function from experimental evidences in other organisms; PubMedId: 9852001, 10551842, 15231791, 16040611, 26517902, 26699904; Product type t : transporter) — protein sequence MKKEEWILPYIKQNARLFVLVIFLGAVTIFSAAFLMFTSGFLISKAATRPENILLIYVPIVAVRTFGIARSVSRYVERLVGHHIILKIVSDMRVRLYNMLEPGALMLRSRFRTGDMLGILSEDIEHLQDAFLKTIFPAISALLLYAVSVIALGFFSWPFAILLALYLFVLVVLFPVVSLLVTRAKNAKLKSGRNVLYSRLTDAVMGVSDWMFSGRRHAFIDAYEKEERDWFELERKKQRFTRWRDFAAQCLVAGLILLMLFWTAGQQADGELAKTMIAAFVLVVFPLTEAFLPLSDALGEVPGYQDSIRRMNNVAPQPEASQTESGDQILDLQDVTLAFRDVTFSYDNSSQVLHNFSFTLRQGEKMALLGRSGSGKSTSLALIEGALKPDSGSVTLNGVETALLKDQIADAVAVLNQKPHLFDTSILNNIRLGNGEASDEDVRRAAKQVKLHDYIESLPDGYHTSVQETGIRFSGGERQRIALARILLQDTPIIILDEPTVGLDPITERELMETVFEVLKGKTILWITHHLAGVEAADKIVFLENGKTEMEGTHEELLAANERYRRLYHLDVPVK from the coding sequence ATGAAGAAAGAAGAATGGATTTTGCCGTATATCAAGCAAAATGCCCGCCTGTTCGTTCTGGTTATCTTTTTGGGTGCGGTGACGATTTTTTCTGCTGCTTTTCTCATGTTCACCTCAGGTTTTTTGATTTCTAAAGCGGCGACAAGGCCGGAAAACATTCTGCTCATTTATGTGCCGATTGTCGCTGTGCGCACCTTTGGGATTGCGCGCTCTGTGTCGCGATATGTGGAACGGCTCGTCGGCCATCACATCATTTTGAAAATCGTATCTGACATGCGCGTCCGCCTTTACAATATGCTTGAGCCGGGTGCTTTGATGCTGCGTTCCCGTTTTCGCACGGGGGATATGCTCGGCATTTTGTCTGAGGATATTGAGCATTTGCAGGATGCTTTCTTAAAAACGATTTTTCCTGCGATCTCAGCCTTGCTCCTGTATGCTGTGTCAGTGATAGCGCTCGGCTTCTTCTCTTGGCCGTTTGCCATATTGCTTGCGCTGTATTTGTTTGTTCTTGTTGTATTGTTTCCGGTTGTGTCTTTGCTCGTGACGAGAGCGAAGAATGCGAAGCTGAAAAGCGGACGGAATGTGCTGTACAGCCGTCTGACAGATGCTGTGATGGGTGTCAGCGACTGGATGTTCAGCGGACGCCGGCATGCTTTTATTGATGCTTATGAAAAAGAGGAACGTGATTGGTTTGAGCTTGAACGGAAAAAACAACGCTTTACAAGATGGCGGGACTTTGCTGCGCAATGCCTTGTCGCTGGCCTTATTTTGCTGATGCTGTTTTGGACAGCGGGACAGCAAGCGGACGGCGAGCTCGCTAAAACGATGATTGCCGCTTTTGTGCTAGTGGTGTTTCCGTTGACGGAAGCCTTTTTGCCGCTTTCGGATGCCTTAGGCGAAGTGCCGGGCTATCAGGATTCTATCAGACGCATGAACAATGTGGCTCCTCAGCCGGAGGCGTCACAAACTGAATCAGGGGATCAAATTCTCGATCTTCAAGATGTCACCTTGGCCTTTCGTGATGTGACGTTTTCTTATGACAACAGCAGCCAAGTGCTGCACAACTTTTCCTTTACGCTGCGCCAAGGAGAAAAAATGGCGCTGCTCGGCCGAAGCGGCTCTGGGAAATCAACATCGCTTGCATTAATCGAAGGCGCCTTGAAACCGGACTCCGGTTCTGTGACGTTAAACGGAGTGGAGACAGCGCTGTTAAAGGATCAGATTGCGGATGCGGTGGCCGTGTTAAATCAAAAACCGCACCTGTTTGATACAAGCATTTTGAACAACATCAGGCTCGGAAACGGAGAAGCAAGCGACGAGGATGTGCGCCGCGCCGCAAAGCAGGTCAAGCTGCATGACTACATTGAGTCATTGCCTGACGGATATCATACCTCTGTACAAGAAACCGGCATCCGTTTTTCCGGTGGAGAGCGCCAGCGGATCGCACTTGCGAGGATTTTGCTGCAGGATACACCGATCATCATCCTCGATGAGCCAACAGTCGGCCTCGATCCTATTACCGAACGTGAATTGATGGAAACGGTGTTTGAGGTGCTGAAAGGAAAAACGATTTTATGGATTACACACCATCTCGCGGGAGTGGAAGCAGCCGATAAAATCGTATTTCTCGAAAACGGCAAAACAGAAATGGAAGGAACCCATGAGGAGCTGCTGGCGGCAAACGAACGATATCGCCGCCTGTATCACCTTGATGTTCCTGTAAAATAA
- the nnrA gene encoding NAD(P)H dehydratase (Evidence 1a: Function from experimental evidences in the studied strain; PubMedId: 12457846, 21994945, 22940582, 25393291; Product type e: enzyme), producing the protein MNVPFWTEEHVRATLPERDAESHKGTYGTALLLAGSDDMPGAALLAGLGAMRSGLGKLVIGTSENVIPLIVPVLPEATYWRDGWKKAADAQLEETYRAIAIGPGLPQTESVQQAVDHVLTADCPVILDAGALAKRTYPKREGPVILTPHPGEFFRMTGVPVNELQKKRAEYAKEWAAQLQTVIVLKGNQTVIAFPDGDCWLNPTGNGALAKGGTGDTLTGMILGMLCCHEDPKHAVLNAVYLHGACAELWTDEHSAHTLLAHELSDILPRVWKRFE; encoded by the coding sequence ATGAATGTTCCATTTTGGACGGAAGAGCATGTAAGGGCCACGCTTCCTGAAAGAGATGCGGAGAGCCATAAAGGCACGTACGGTACGGCTTTGCTGCTGGCTGGAAGTGACGACATGCCGGGAGCAGCGCTGCTTGCAGGGCTTGGGGCCATGCGGAGCGGTCTCGGCAAGCTTGTCATCGGTACATCAGAAAACGTAATCCCGCTAATTGTTCCTGTTTTGCCCGAGGCGACCTATTGGCGTGACGGCTGGAAAAAGGCGGCGGATGCTCAGCTTGAAGAGACGTACCGGGCCATTGCCATCGGACCGGGCCTTCCGCAAACGGAAAGCGTACAGCAGGCAGTCGATCATGTGCTTACGGCTGATTGTCCTGTTATTTTGGATGCCGGAGCGCTGGCGAAGCGCACATATCCGAAACGGGAGGGCCCCGTCATCCTCACGCCGCACCCGGGCGAGTTTTTCCGAATGACAGGGGTGCCCGTGAACGAATTGCAGAAAAAAAGAGCGGAATATGCAAAGGAATGGGCGGCTCAGCTGCAGACTGTCATTGTGTTAAAAGGAAACCAAACCGTCATCGCGTTTCCTGATGGAGACTGCTGGCTCAATCCAACCGGAAACGGGGCGCTCGCCAAGGGCGGAACCGGTGACACGCTGACGGGCATGATATTGGGGATGCTCTGCTGCCATGAAGATCCAAAGCACGCCGTATTAAACGCGGTCTATTTGCATGGTGCGTGCGCCGAGCTCTGGACGGACGAGCACTCCGCTCATACGTTGCTCGCTCATGAGCTATCTGACATCCTGCCCCGCGTGTGGAAACGATTTGAATGA
- the cydA gene encoding cytochrome bb' ubiquinol oxidase (subunit I) (Evidence 1a: Function from experimental evidences in the studied strain; PubMedId: 9852001, 10551842, 15231791, 15849754, 16850406; Product type e: enzyme): MSELVLARIQFASTTLFHFLFVPMSIGLVFMVALMETLYLVKKNELYLKMAKFWGHLFLINFAVGVVTGILQEFQFGLNWSDYSRFVGDVFGAPLAIEALLAFFMESIFIGLWIFGWDRLPKKIHALCIWLVSFGTIMSSFWILTANSFMQEPVGFTIKNGRAEMNDFGALITNPQLWVEFPHVIFGALATGAFFIAGVSAFKLLKKKEVPFFKQSFKLAMIVGLCAGLGVGLSGHMQAEHLMESQPMKMAASEGLWEDSGDPAAWTAFATIDTKNEKSSNEIKVPYALSYLAYQKFSGSVKGMKTLQAEYEKIYGKGDYIPPVKTTFWSFRIMVGAGVVMILAALGGLWLNRRKKLENSKWYLRIMIALISFPFLANSAGWIMTEIGRQPWTVMGLMTTAQSVSPNVTAGSLLFSIIAFGVMYMILGALLVFLFIREIKKGAEHDNHHDVPVSTDPFSQEVYHGISS; encoded by the coding sequence ATGAGTGAATTGGTATTAGCCCGCATACAATTTGCATCAACAACGTTGTTTCACTTCTTGTTTGTGCCGATGTCTATCGGGCTTGTGTTTATGGTTGCGTTGATGGAGACTCTTTATCTTGTAAAGAAAAATGAGCTGTATCTCAAAATGGCAAAGTTTTGGGGACACTTATTCTTAATAAATTTCGCAGTCGGTGTTGTAACGGGGATTTTGCAAGAATTCCAGTTTGGACTGAACTGGTCAGATTACTCCCGTTTTGTCGGAGATGTATTTGGCGCTCCGCTTGCGATTGAAGCATTATTGGCGTTTTTCATGGAATCTATTTTTATCGGATTATGGATTTTTGGCTGGGACCGCCTGCCGAAGAAAATTCACGCGCTCTGCATATGGCTCGTATCATTCGGAACGATCATGTCATCTTTCTGGATTTTAACAGCAAACTCCTTTATGCAGGAGCCGGTCGGCTTTACGATCAAAAACGGCCGCGCGGAAATGAATGATTTTGGCGCGTTGATTACAAACCCTCAGCTTTGGGTTGAATTCCCGCACGTTATTTTCGGTGCGCTTGCCACTGGAGCTTTCTTTATTGCCGGAGTGAGTGCTTTTAAACTGCTGAAGAAAAAAGAAGTGCCGTTCTTTAAGCAATCTTTTAAACTCGCAATGATCGTCGGTCTTTGTGCCGGTCTTGGCGTCGGCCTTAGCGGACACATGCAGGCTGAGCACTTGATGGAATCACAGCCGATGAAAATGGCTGCCAGTGAAGGCCTATGGGAAGACAGCGGTGACCCTGCTGCTTGGACCGCTTTTGCGACGATCGATACAAAAAATGAAAAAAGCTCAAATGAAATCAAAGTTCCTTATGCCTTGAGCTACTTGGCTTATCAGAAATTCAGCGGAAGTGTCAAAGGGATGAAAACCCTTCAGGCTGAGTACGAAAAAATATACGGAAAAGGCGACTACATTCCGCCAGTGAAAACGACATTCTGGAGCTTCCGCATCATGGTAGGAGCAGGTGTTGTCATGATTCTTGCTGCGTTAGGCGGCCTTTGGTTAAACCGCCGTAAAAAGCTTGAAAACAGCAAATGGTATTTGCGCATCATGATCGCGTTGATTTCCTTCCCGTTTCTTGCAAACTCCGCGGGCTGGATTATGACAGAAATCGGACGTCAGCCTTGGACGGTTATGGGGTTAATGACAACCGCTCAATCTGTGTCGCCTAACGTAACAGCGGGTTCCTTGTTATTCTCAATCATCGCATTCGGTGTGATGTACATGATTCTTGGTGCACTGCTTGTCTTCTTGTTTATCCGTGAGATTAAAAAAGGTGCGGAGCATGATAATCATCATGATGTGCCTGTATCAACAGATCCATTTAGTCAGGAGGTATACCATGGCATCTCTTCATGA
- the cydC gene encoding ABC membrane transporter (ATP-binding protein) required for cytochrome bb' function (reductant efflux pump) (Evidence 2a: Function from experimental evidences in other organisms; PubMedId: 9852001, 10551842, 15231791, 16040611, 26517902, 26699904; Product type t : transporter), whose product MGKDLFRYKGMKRILTLITCLTLIQTAAIIMQAEWLSEAVTGLFNGKGITSLLPVIGFFLIAFIARHGMTVARQKIVYQYAARTGADLRKSFLDQLFRLGPRFAKKEGTGQMVTLAMEGISQFRRYLELFLPKMVSMAIVPAAVVIYVFFQDRTSAIILVAAMPILIIFMILLGLVAQRKADRQWKSYQRLSNHFVDSLRGLETLRFLGLSKSHSKNIFYVSERYRKATMSTLRVAFLSSFALDFFTMLSVATVAVFLGLRLIDGDILLGPALTALILAPEYFLPVREVGNDYHATLNGQEAGKTIQEILSQPGFKEETPLQLEAWSDQDELKLSGVSVGRSVSDIHLSFKGKKKIGIIGASGAGKSTLIDILGGFLEPDGGMIEVNGTSRSHLQDGSWQKNLLYIPQHPYIFDDTLGNNIRFYHPSASAEDTTRAAASAGLTELVNNLPDGLEGRIGEGGRALSGGQAQRVALARAFLGNRPILLLDEPTAHLDIETEYEIKETMLDLFEDKLVFLATHRLHWMLDMDEIIVLDGGRVAEIGTHNELLEKNGVYTKLVKAQLGERA is encoded by the coding sequence ATGGGAAAAGACCTGTTTCGATATAAAGGAATGAAGCGGATTCTCACCTTGATTACTTGTTTAACGTTGATTCAGACAGCCGCCATTATTATGCAGGCAGAGTGGCTGAGTGAGGCCGTAACCGGACTGTTCAACGGGAAGGGCATTACCTCCCTTTTACCGGTGATCGGCTTTTTCCTCATCGCTTTTATCGCCCGGCACGGGATGACGGTGGCGCGACAGAAAATCGTCTATCAATACGCCGCCCGGACAGGAGCAGATTTGAGGAAAAGTTTTCTTGATCAGCTGTTCCGATTAGGCCCCCGCTTTGCAAAGAAAGAGGGGACGGGGCAAATGGTGACGCTGGCGATGGAAGGCATCAGCCAGTTCCGCCGCTACCTGGAGCTGTTTCTGCCGAAAATGGTCAGCATGGCGATTGTGCCTGCGGCAGTTGTCATTTATGTGTTTTTTCAGGATCGGACATCAGCCATCATTTTAGTCGCTGCTATGCCGATTCTGATCATCTTTATGATTCTCCTCGGCCTTGTCGCGCAGAGAAAAGCGGATCGTCAGTGGAAATCCTATCAGAGACTTTCCAATCATTTTGTTGATTCTCTTCGCGGGCTGGAGACATTGCGTTTCCTAGGTTTGAGCAAGTCACACAGCAAAAATATTTTCTATGTGAGTGAGCGGTATCGCAAGGCAACGATGAGCACACTCCGGGTGGCGTTTTTGTCATCATTCGCCCTCGATTTTTTCACGATGCTGTCGGTGGCGACAGTCGCAGTATTTCTGGGCCTGCGCCTCATTGACGGCGATATTTTGCTTGGCCCTGCTTTAACGGCGCTTATTCTGGCGCCTGAGTATTTTTTGCCGGTGCGGGAAGTGGGGAATGATTATCATGCAACGCTGAACGGCCAGGAAGCAGGAAAAACCATTCAAGAGATTTTGTCGCAGCCTGGTTTTAAAGAAGAGACGCCGCTTCAGCTCGAAGCTTGGTCCGATCAGGATGAGCTGAAGCTGTCAGGCGTGTCAGTCGGCCGTTCGGTGTCTGATATTCATCTCTCATTCAAAGGCAAGAAAAAAATCGGCATTATCGGTGCAAGCGGCGCCGGAAAATCAACATTAATTGATATTCTCGGCGGATTTTTAGAGCCGGATGGCGGGATGATTGAGGTTAATGGTACAAGCCGGTCCCATTTGCAGGACGGCAGCTGGCAGAAGAACCTTCTTTACATTCCCCAGCATCCGTACATTTTTGATGATACGCTTGGCAACAACATTCGCTTCTACCATCCAAGCGCTTCGGCAGAGGATACAACACGTGCTGCTGCCTCAGCGGGACTGACGGAGCTGGTGAACAACCTTCCTGACGGATTAGAGGGGCGGATCGGGGAAGGCGGCCGGGCGCTCAGCGGCGGCCAGGCACAGCGTGTCGCGCTGGCCCGCGCCTTTTTGGGAAACCGTCCGATCCTGCTGCTGGATGAGCCGACCGCCCATCTTGATATCGAAACAGAATATGAAATAAAAGAAACGATGCTGGATTTATTTGAGGATAAGCTCGTCTTTCTCGCGACTCACCGCCTTCACTGGATGCTCGATATGGACGAAATTATCGTGCTTGACGGGGGCAGGGTTGCGGAAATTGGGACTCACAATGAACTGCTGGAGAAAAACGGTGTGTATACCAAACTCGTGAAGGCACAACTGGGGGAAAGAGCATGA
- the cydB gene encoding cytochrome bb' ubiquinol oxidase (subunit II) (Evidence 1a: Function from experimental evidences in the studied strain; PubMedId: 9852001, 10551842, 15231791, 15849754, 16850406; Product type e: enzyme), producing MASLHDLWFILVAVLFVGFFFLEGFDFGVGMATRFLGHNELERRVLINTIGPFWDANEVWLLTGAGAIFAAFPNWYATMLSGYYIPFVIVLLALMGRGVAFEFRGKVDHLKWVKVWDWVVFFGSLIPPFVLGVLFTTLFRGMPIDADMNIHAHVSDYINVYSILGGVTVTLLCFQHGLMFITLRTIGDLQNRARKMAQKIMGVVFVAVLAFAALSAYQTDMFTRRGEITIPLAVLIVICFMLAAVFIRKKKDGWTFGMTGAGLALTVGMIFISLFPRVMVSSLHSAYDLTVANASSGDYSLKVMSIAALTLLPFVIGSQIWSYYVFRKRVSHKEPMTY from the coding sequence ATGGCATCTCTTCATGATCTTTGGTTTATACTCGTTGCTGTATTGTTTGTAGGATTCTTCTTTTTGGAAGGCTTTGATTTCGGGGTCGGCATGGCGACCCGTTTTCTTGGCCATAATGAATTAGAACGCAGAGTGCTGATCAACACGATCGGGCCGTTCTGGGACGCGAATGAAGTGTGGCTTTTGACTGGCGCAGGCGCCATTTTCGCGGCATTCCCAAACTGGTATGCAACGATGCTGAGCGGTTATTACATTCCGTTTGTCATAGTGCTGCTTGCGTTAATGGGCCGCGGGGTCGCGTTTGAGTTCCGCGGCAAGGTGGATCATTTAAAATGGGTAAAGGTTTGGGACTGGGTCGTTTTTTTCGGCAGTCTAATTCCTCCGTTTGTGCTTGGTGTGCTGTTCACGACATTATTCCGCGGGATGCCGATTGATGCCGACATGAACATTCACGCACATGTATCTGATTATATCAATGTATATTCTATACTTGGCGGTGTGACGGTAACGCTTCTTTGCTTCCAGCATGGATTAATGTTTATCACGCTGCGTACGATTGGTGATTTGCAAAACCGCGCCCGGAAAATGGCGCAAAAGATAATGGGTGTTGTTTTTGTAGCGGTTCTTGCCTTCGCGGCCCTTTCTGCGTATCAGACAGACATGTTTACACGCCGCGGCGAGATTACCATTCCGCTCGCTGTTTTGATTGTCATCTGCTTTATGCTCGCGGCTGTATTTATTCGTAAGAAAAAAGACGGCTGGACATTTGGGATGACAGGCGCTGGTCTGGCGCTGACCGTGGGAATGATCTTTATTTCCCTATTCCCTCGTGTAATGGTCAGCTCGCTTCATAGCGCATACGATTTAACAGTAGCTAACGCTTCTTCTGGAGATTATTCGCTTAAAGTCATGTCAATTGCAGCATTAACGCTATTGCCGTTCGTCATCGGCAGCCAGATCTGGAGCTATTATGTCTTCCGGAAGCGCGTCAGCCATAAGGAGCCTATGACTTATTAA
- the yxlC gene encoding sigma-Y antisigma factor (Evidence 1a: Function from experimental evidences in the studied strain; PubMedId: 12897008, 14769884, 14993308; Product type r: regulator), producing MNKEKLSDHLKSEWKKIDQTANPSIPNQKELLHQLSQMKAEYRKKLLQEIILFVFCALMVVSAAILAFTQAPAVFIVLQVCVLAVLPILIAAEKKRHLGECEVKRG from the coding sequence ATGAATAAAGAAAAGCTTTCTGATCATTTAAAGTCAGAATGGAAAAAAATTGATCAAACAGCCAATCCCTCTATACCGAATCAAAAAGAACTGCTTCACCAGCTGTCACAAATGAAAGCTGAATACAGAAAAAAACTTCTTCAAGAGATCATTTTATTTGTATTCTGCGCGCTGATGGTTGTGAGTGCTGCAATCTTAGCTTTCACTCAAGCTCCTGCTGTGTTTATTGTGCTTCAGGTTTGTGTGCTTGCGGTGCTGCCGATTTTGATTGCGGCTGAGAAAAAAAGGCATCTCGGCGAATGCGAGGTGAAACGCGGATGA
- the sigY gene encoding RNA polymerase ECF (extracytoplasmic function)-type sigma factor (sigma-Y) (Evidence 1a: Function from experimental evidences in the studied strain; PubMedId: 12897008, 14769884, 14993308; Product type r: regulator), which translates to MDTQEEQRLIQQAKEGNDEAFTALFHYHYSFLYKYLLKLSLHPDLSEELVQETFLKGYIHLRSFQGRSKFSTWLISIASRLYLDHQKKRKREWKRNQTVTEETIRKIKWDVSAKGAEWSETLDLFSKLDPKLRTPVLLRHYYGYTYAEIGVMLQIKEGTVKSRVHKGLQQIRKEWDDE; encoded by the coding sequence TTGGATACACAAGAAGAACAGCGGCTGATCCAGCAGGCGAAAGAGGGAAACGACGAGGCGTTTACAGCCCTTTTCCACTATCACTATTCTTTCTTATATAAATACTTGTTAAAGCTTTCCCTTCACCCCGATCTCAGCGAGGAACTTGTTCAGGAAACCTTTCTGAAAGGGTACATCCATTTAAGAAGCTTTCAGGGCCGTTCAAAATTCTCCACATGGCTGATCTCCATTGCATCGCGGCTCTATCTCGATCACCAGAAAAAGAGAAAGAGAGAATGGAAACGGAATCAGACAGTTACGGAGGAAACAATCCGCAAGATCAAGTGGGACGTGTCGGCGAAAGGGGCAGAGTGGAGCGAAACGCTCGATCTGTTTTCAAAGCTGGACCCTAAACTGCGCACACCGGTTTTATTAAGGCATTACTACGGCTATACCTACGCTGAAATCGGGGTGATGCTTCAAATCAAAGAAGGCACTGTAAAGTCCAGAGTTCATAAAGGGCTCCAGCAAATCAGAAAGGAGTGGGATGATGAATAA
- the yxlA gene encoding putative purine-cytosine (pyridoxine) permease (Evidence 3: Putative function from multiple computational evidences; PubMedId: 2191181, 15849754, 16850406; Product type t: transporter), which yields MKVERRTIEYIPNEERHGKAKDLFPVWFGANMHITTLVTGTIPVAMGLNLFWSVAAIICGTLIGAIFMASHSAQGPQLGIPQMIQSRAQFGVIGAILPLFLVMFIYLGFFASSTILAAGTLSSFVPIPGSWSIIGLSAVCFLLTIFGHDLIHKMQKILSWTSFAVFFAATILIFQLPIPAGSWIPGAIDLPIFLVAVSAVATWQLAYAPYVADYSRYLPVKTPASKTFWYSYAGTSVSSIWMMLLGALLTTSLPDFTANSGSQIVQLFGPFSFIMLIIVLFGQMAINVFNLYGAFMSTTTTLEPFLKLKVTPKVRIIMILGVTLVGTVLSLLGQSNFMELFLNFIFFISYFLIPWTAINLVDYYFVRHGKYQVKAMFDVNGPYGKVNWITTIAFVLSILLEIPFINTSFYIGPLAKMFGGGDIAWIIGLAVPSVLYYVLMKPRLKKRAGYQEKLSSL from the coding sequence TTGAAAGTAGAAAGGCGAACGATTGAATATATTCCGAATGAAGAAAGACATGGTAAAGCGAAAGATTTATTTCCCGTATGGTTCGGGGCTAATATGCATATCACCACGTTAGTGACCGGCACGATTCCCGTTGCAATGGGACTTAATCTGTTTTGGAGTGTTGCCGCTATTATTTGCGGAACCTTAATCGGTGCCATATTTATGGCTTCTCATTCCGCGCAAGGCCCTCAGCTAGGCATCCCGCAAATGATTCAAAGCCGTGCCCAATTCGGCGTAATCGGAGCGATTCTTCCCCTCTTCTTAGTCATGTTTATCTACCTTGGTTTCTTCGCAAGCAGCACGATTCTGGCGGCCGGAACCTTAAGCAGCTTTGTTCCCATCCCGGGATCATGGAGCATTATAGGCTTAAGTGCCGTATGTTTTTTACTCACCATTTTCGGCCATGATTTGATTCACAAAATGCAAAAAATCCTTTCTTGGACCTCTTTTGCTGTATTTTTTGCTGCAACGATTCTCATTTTTCAATTGCCGATTCCGGCAGGCAGCTGGATACCCGGAGCGATTGATCTGCCAATTTTCCTAGTGGCAGTCAGCGCAGTTGCGACGTGGCAGCTTGCCTACGCGCCGTATGTTGCCGATTATTCAAGATATCTGCCAGTTAAAACACCGGCTTCAAAAACATTTTGGTACAGCTATGCAGGTACATCTGTCAGCTCCATCTGGATGATGCTGCTCGGCGCATTGCTGACAACCTCACTTCCTGACTTTACGGCAAACTCAGGCAGCCAGATTGTCCAATTGTTCGGTCCCTTCTCGTTTATTATGCTGATCATTGTGCTATTTGGGCAAATGGCAATCAATGTTTTTAACCTGTATGGGGCTTTCATGTCCACGACAACAACGCTGGAGCCGTTTCTGAAATTAAAAGTCACGCCCAAAGTCAGAATCATCATGATCCTGGGTGTCACGCTTGTCGGCACAGTCTTAAGCCTACTGGGACAGAGCAATTTTATGGAACTGTTTTTGAATTTTATCTTTTTCATCAGTTATTTCTTAATTCCGTGGACGGCAATCAATTTAGTCGATTACTACTTCGTCCGCCACGGAAAGTATCAAGTCAAAGCCATGTTCGACGTAAACGGGCCTTATGGAAAGGTCAATTGGATCACCACAATTGCGTTCGTTCTGTCTATCTTGCTGGAAATTCCGTTTATCAACACAAGCTTTTACATCGGACCGCTTGCCAAAATGTTTGGCGGCGGAGACATCGCATGGATTATCGGCTTGGCCGTGCCTTCTGTGCTTTACTATGTATTAATGAAACCGCGTCTGAAAAAACGGGCGGGGTATCAAGAAAAGCTGTCTTCTCTCTGA